TTTGGCCGAAGCCAGGAAGTATAAATTAAATTTGATTATGGCTCATCAGTATATCGGTCAGTTGATTAAAAACCAAGACACAAAAACCCGAGATGCAATTTTTGGCAATGTGGGTACTGTTGCTTCTTTCCGGGTGGGTGTTGATGACGCGGAAACCATTGCTAAACAGCTTGGTCCGCCGGTAACCGAATATGATGTGATGAATATGGAGAGATACAATGCTTATACTCGCTTGTTAGTTGATAATCAAGCATCTAAACCGTTTAATATGGCTACCCTTGCCCCGGTTCCCGGAGATCCAAAATTGGCCGAGCACATTAAAGAACTTTCCCGCTTAAGGTGCGGCCGGGAGCGAAAGATTGTTGAGGAGGAGATTTTGGAGCGGACAAAGTTGGGGTCAAGCGAAACGCAAGGGAAGACTGAAGCGGCGGAGAAGAGTTTATAATAATTGATAATTAATAATTGATAATTTATGCCTAATTTTGAAAAAGAATTTACACCCAAAAAAGCCGAAGCTGAAGAAGAGCTCGAGCGTAAAGTATTTGAGGGCGGAATTATTGAAGAAGAACTCGAAGAAAAAGAAGGGGACGAGGAGGAAGAAGAAGACGACGACGAAGACGAGACAGGAAAGCACGTCCATGGATACTGTGGATGCGGTGAAGACGGTAAGAAGACCTTCCCTCAAGGGATTGATGCTAATGAGGTGCAACCTTATTTATTCACCGTTGAAGAGCTAAGAAGAATAGAAAGGTTACAACAAGAAGGCAAAATTCCTGATGATATTCATCCAAAATGGGGCTGGAAGAATCCAACCAAGAAGGCTATTAAAGATAGAGCTCGATGGGTATCACAATTTGGACCCCCCGAGGAGTAAGAAGGCGAGTAGCGATGATTTAATTTATTTTTTTTAATTTCGGTCCTTTGAGCTTTTGAATTCCAGCCAGAGGTCGCCGACGCTCCAAAGCTCTGGCGACGGAGCGCGACGGAGCGCTGGTCGGTCCCTTTTGAGCCAGAGGCTCATCTGCCTTTGGTTGAGGCCGATATTTAGAATTTAGGTTTAGAATTTAGAATTTTAACTACGATGCTTTGTTTAACTCTTCTTTTTGCAGTTGCCTTTCTGATCCTGGGTACCATGGCTTGGGCAGGGGTTAGCGGGGCGCCATTTGTTCCTTTGTGGAAAAAGGATGTTTTTAGAATGCTACGCTTGGCCGAGGTGAAACCCGGGGAAATGCTTTATGATTTGGGAGCCGGTGATGGCCGGATACTTATTACTGCTGTTCGTGATTTTAAAGCGCAGGCCAAGGGGTTTGAAATATCATTTTTGCCTTATTGGATTGGCAGGCTAAGAATTTTGTTGAGCGGTTGCTGGAAAAGCATCACATTTAAGTCGCGAGATTTTTATAAAGAGGATCTATCC
This is a stretch of genomic DNA from Patescibacteria group bacterium. It encodes these proteins:
- a CDS encoding SAM-dependent methyltransferase; translation: MLCLTLLFAVAFLILGTMAWAGVSGAPFVPLWKKDVFRMLRLAEVKPGEMLYDLGAGDGRILITAVRDFKAQAKGFEISFLPYWIGRLRILLSGCWKSITFKSRDFYKEDLSQADVVVCFLSPWAMKKLEPKFARELGPGTRVVSAAFALPNRKPDKTDKSEPKRVAIRLYRY